One Motacilla alba alba isolate MOTALB_02 chromosome 15, Motacilla_alba_V1.0_pri, whole genome shotgun sequence DNA segment encodes these proteins:
- the GAL3ST1 gene encoding galactosylceramide sulfotransferase isoform X1, with amino-acid sequence MDTGVTRMLWHGKPWRSMCKGLVLGTLLTSFMLLLYSYAVPPLQVSVTEIPVPFSCSSHLSSAQAPSPSNGTGSATGWGCQPKLNVMFMKTHKTASSTILNILFRFGEKHRLKFAFPNGRNDFYYPSFFERSQVQHYRPGVCFNIICNHMRFHYEEVRKLLPPDTTFVTVLRDPAYLFESSFHYFGPVIPLTWKITGEDKLDEFLRDPQHYYDPNGFNAHYLQNLLFFDFGYDSSMDANSPLVEEHIQEIDRRFHLVMLLEYFDESLVLLKDLLCWQLEDVLYFKLNARKGSTVSRLTPELYEQATAWNLIDAKLYRYFNATFWRKVEAYGRERMARDVAELQRENKKMTSICIDGGHAVDASAIQESSMQPWQPLGEKTILGYNLKKKISKKHQKLCRKMLTPEIQYLTDLGANLWITKLWSYVRDFLKW; translated from the exons gtgaCCAGGATGCTGTGGCATGGGAAGCCCTGGAGGTCCATGTGCAAGGGGCTGGTCCTGGGGACCCTTCTGACCAGCTTCATGCTGCTGCTCTACTCCTACGCCGTGCCCCCGCTGCAAGTCAGCGTCACTGA GATCcctgtccccttctcctgctcctcccaccTGTCCTCTGCCCAGGCTCCATCCCCGTCCAACGGCACGGGCAGCGCCACGGGGTGGGGCTGCCAGCCCAAGCTCAACGTCATGTTCATGAAGACCCACAAGACCGCCAGCAGCACCATCCTCAACATCCTCTTCCGCTTCGGGGAGAAGCATCGCCTGAAATTCGCCTTCCCCAACGGCCGCAACGACTTCTACTACCCGTCCTTCTTCGAGCGCAGCCAGGTGCAGCACTACCGGCCCGGGGTGTGCTTCAACATCATCTGCAACCACATGCGCTTCCACTACGAGGAGGTGCGCAAGCTCCTGCCGCCCGACACCACCTTCGTGACGGTGCTGCGGGACCCCGCGTACCTCTTTGAGTCCTCCTTCCACTACTTCGGGCCCGTCATCCCCCTCACCTGGAAGATCACGGGGGAGGATAAGCTGGACGAGTTCCTCCGGGACCCCCAGCACTACTACGACCCCAACGGGTTCAACGCTCACTACCTCCAAAACCTCCTGTTCTTCGACTTCGGCTACGACAGCAGCATGGACGCCAACAGCCCGCTGGTGGAGGAGCACATCCAGGAGATCGACCGCCGCTTCCACCTCGTCATGTTGCTCGAGTACTTCGATGAGTCGCTGGTGCTGCTCAAGGACCTGCTGTGTTGGCAGCTGGAGGACGTTCTTTACTTCAAGCTCAACGCCCGCAAGGGCTCCACCGTGTCCCGGCTGACCCCTGAGCTGTACGAGCAGGCGACCGCCTGGAACCTCATCGACGCCAAGCTCTACCGCTACTTCAATGCCACCTTTTGGCGCAAGGTGGAGGCCTACGGGAGGGAGAGGATGGCCAGGGACGTGGCCgagctgcagagggagaacAAGAAGATGACCAGCATCTGCATCGACGGGGGACACGCCGTGGACGCCAGCGCCATCCAGGAGTCCTCcatgcagccctggcagcccctgggggagAAGACCATCCTGGGGTACAACTTGAAGAAGAAGATCAGCAAGAAGCACCAGAAGCTGTGCCGCAAGATGCTGACGCCCGAAATCCAGTACCTGACTGACCTGGGGGCCAACCTCTGGATCACCAAGCTATGGAGCTACGTGCGGGACTTCCTCAAGTGGTAG
- the GAL3ST1 gene encoding galactosylceramide sulfotransferase isoform X2: MLWHGKPWRSMCKGLVLGTLLTSFMLLLYSYAVPPLQVSVTEIPVPFSCSSHLSSAQAPSPSNGTGSATGWGCQPKLNVMFMKTHKTASSTILNILFRFGEKHRLKFAFPNGRNDFYYPSFFERSQVQHYRPGVCFNIICNHMRFHYEEVRKLLPPDTTFVTVLRDPAYLFESSFHYFGPVIPLTWKITGEDKLDEFLRDPQHYYDPNGFNAHYLQNLLFFDFGYDSSMDANSPLVEEHIQEIDRRFHLVMLLEYFDESLVLLKDLLCWQLEDVLYFKLNARKGSTVSRLTPELYEQATAWNLIDAKLYRYFNATFWRKVEAYGRERMARDVAELQRENKKMTSICIDGGHAVDASAIQESSMQPWQPLGEKTILGYNLKKKISKKHQKLCRKMLTPEIQYLTDLGANLWITKLWSYVRDFLKW, encoded by the exons ATGCTGTGGCATGGGAAGCCCTGGAGGTCCATGTGCAAGGGGCTGGTCCTGGGGACCCTTCTGACCAGCTTCATGCTGCTGCTCTACTCCTACGCCGTGCCCCCGCTGCAAGTCAGCGTCACTGA GATCcctgtccccttctcctgctcctcccaccTGTCCTCTGCCCAGGCTCCATCCCCGTCCAACGGCACGGGCAGCGCCACGGGGTGGGGCTGCCAGCCCAAGCTCAACGTCATGTTCATGAAGACCCACAAGACCGCCAGCAGCACCATCCTCAACATCCTCTTCCGCTTCGGGGAGAAGCATCGCCTGAAATTCGCCTTCCCCAACGGCCGCAACGACTTCTACTACCCGTCCTTCTTCGAGCGCAGCCAGGTGCAGCACTACCGGCCCGGGGTGTGCTTCAACATCATCTGCAACCACATGCGCTTCCACTACGAGGAGGTGCGCAAGCTCCTGCCGCCCGACACCACCTTCGTGACGGTGCTGCGGGACCCCGCGTACCTCTTTGAGTCCTCCTTCCACTACTTCGGGCCCGTCATCCCCCTCACCTGGAAGATCACGGGGGAGGATAAGCTGGACGAGTTCCTCCGGGACCCCCAGCACTACTACGACCCCAACGGGTTCAACGCTCACTACCTCCAAAACCTCCTGTTCTTCGACTTCGGCTACGACAGCAGCATGGACGCCAACAGCCCGCTGGTGGAGGAGCACATCCAGGAGATCGACCGCCGCTTCCACCTCGTCATGTTGCTCGAGTACTTCGATGAGTCGCTGGTGCTGCTCAAGGACCTGCTGTGTTGGCAGCTGGAGGACGTTCTTTACTTCAAGCTCAACGCCCGCAAGGGCTCCACCGTGTCCCGGCTGACCCCTGAGCTGTACGAGCAGGCGACCGCCTGGAACCTCATCGACGCCAAGCTCTACCGCTACTTCAATGCCACCTTTTGGCGCAAGGTGGAGGCCTACGGGAGGGAGAGGATGGCCAGGGACGTGGCCgagctgcagagggagaacAAGAAGATGACCAGCATCTGCATCGACGGGGGACACGCCGTGGACGCCAGCGCCATCCAGGAGTCCTCcatgcagccctggcagcccctgggggagAAGACCATCCTGGGGTACAACTTGAAGAAGAAGATCAGCAAGAAGCACCAGAAGCTGTGCCGCAAGATGCTGACGCCCGAAATCCAGTACCTGACTGACCTGGGGGCCAACCTCTGGATCACCAAGCTATGGAGCTACGTGCGGGACTTCCTCAAGTGGTAG